The Aeromicrobium yanjiei genome includes a region encoding these proteins:
- a CDS encoding alpha-ketoacid dehydrogenase subunit beta → MAEHEKITMAQALNLALRDAMREDESVLMFGEDVGPLGGVFRVTDGLTAEFGESRCFDTPLAESGIVGMAVGLAMNGMRPVVEMQFDAFAYPAFEQVVSHVAKLRNRTRGRMPMPITIRIPYAGGIGGVEHHCDSSEAYYVHTPGLTVLAPATVADGYALLRAAIGSPDPVVVLEPKKLYFSKDEVDLDAPQPGIGRAVVRREGTDATLIAYGTSVPLALEAADVAATEGRSLQVVDVRSLVPFDDETVCAAVRSTGRAVVVAESAGFASVASEIVARVTERCFHHLAAPVRRVTGFDIPYPPPKLERFHLPSVDRILDAVDTLQWEDA, encoded by the coding sequence ATGGCCGAGCACGAGAAGATCACGATGGCGCAGGCGCTCAACCTCGCGCTGCGCGACGCGATGCGCGAGGACGAGTCCGTGCTGATGTTCGGCGAGGACGTCGGTCCGCTCGGCGGGGTGTTCCGGGTCACCGACGGGCTGACGGCCGAGTTCGGTGAGAGCCGCTGCTTCGACACGCCCCTCGCGGAGTCGGGCATCGTGGGCATGGCGGTCGGTCTGGCGATGAACGGCATGCGTCCGGTCGTCGAGATGCAGTTCGACGCCTTCGCCTACCCGGCGTTCGAGCAGGTGGTCAGCCACGTCGCCAAGCTGCGCAACCGCACCCGGGGCAGGATGCCGATGCCGATCACGATCCGCATCCCCTACGCGGGCGGCATCGGGGGCGTCGAGCACCACTGCGACTCCTCCGAGGCGTACTACGTCCACACGCCCGGACTGACCGTGCTCGCCCCCGCGACCGTCGCGGACGGCTATGCGCTGCTCCGCGCCGCCATCGGCTCGCCCGACCCCGTGGTGGTGCTGGAGCCCAAGAAGCTCTACTTCAGCAAGGACGAGGTCGATCTGGACGCCCCGCAGCCCGGCATCGGCCGGGCCGTCGTTCGCCGAGAGGGCACCGACGCGACCCTGATCGCGTACGGCACCTCGGTCCCGCTCGCGCTCGAGGCCGCCGACGTCGCGGCGACGGAGGGCCGCAGCCTCCAGGTCGTCGACGTGCGCTCGCTGGTCCCGTTCGACGACGAGACCGTGTGCGCCGCGGTGCGCTCGACCGGACGTGCGGTGGTGGTCGCGGAGTCGGCCGGGTTCGCGAGCGTGGCCTCCGAGATCGTGGCGCGGGTGACCGAGCGGTGCTTCCACCACCTGGCCGCCCCGGTCCGACGGGTCACCGGATTCGACATCCCGTATCCGCCGCCCAAGCTCGAGCGCTTCCACCTGCCGAGCGTCGACCGCATCCTCGACGCCGTCGACACGCTGCAGTGGGAGGACGCGTGA
- the pdhA gene encoding pyruvate dehydrogenase (acetyl-transferring) E1 component subunit alpha, which produces MTPAGMLPGEPIQLVDPLGRPVPESTLRLPADADLVRAHEALVVGRRINDQAYALVRQGRLAVYPSSHGQEACQVAAALVMREQDWLFPTYRDTVSIVTRGVDPAEALMLLSGDWHSGYDPVATRVAPQATPLATQLPHAVGVAHAATLRGEDTVVMAMCGDGATSEGDFHEALNFAAVFGAPVVFFVQNNEFAISVPLARQSVAPSLAHKAVGYGMPGRRVDGNDVAALLSVLGDAVEAARAGGGPQLVEAHTYRMQAHTNADDATRYRSDDDVEAWRSRDPLLRSATHLTGKGLLTAAIESEMTAAAETLAAAMRDGLMADVEPDPQELFAHVYAEPTPQLREQSAFLAEELGREDAV; this is translated from the coding sequence GTGACGCCTGCCGGCATGCTCCCCGGGGAGCCGATCCAGCTGGTCGACCCCCTGGGCCGGCCGGTCCCCGAGTCCACCCTGCGCCTGCCCGCGGACGCCGACCTGGTCCGTGCGCACGAGGCGCTCGTCGTCGGGCGCCGCATCAACGACCAGGCGTACGCCCTCGTGCGGCAGGGCCGGCTCGCGGTCTATCCCTCCTCCCACGGGCAGGAAGCGTGCCAGGTGGCCGCCGCGCTCGTGATGCGTGAGCAGGACTGGCTGTTCCCGACCTATCGCGACACCGTCTCGATCGTCACGCGCGGGGTCGATCCGGCCGAGGCCCTCATGCTGCTGAGCGGTGACTGGCACTCGGGCTACGACCCCGTCGCCACGCGGGTCGCACCGCAGGCCACTCCGCTCGCGACCCAGCTGCCGCACGCGGTCGGCGTCGCCCATGCCGCGACGCTGCGCGGCGAGGACACGGTCGTGATGGCGATGTGCGGTGACGGCGCCACGAGCGAGGGCGACTTCCACGAGGCCCTCAACTTCGCCGCGGTGTTCGGTGCGCCGGTCGTGTTCTTCGTGCAGAACAACGAGTTCGCGATCTCCGTCCCGCTCGCGCGCCAGAGCGTCGCACCGTCGCTCGCGCACAAGGCGGTCGGCTACGGGATGCCGGGCAGGCGGGTCGACGGCAACGACGTCGCCGCGCTGCTGTCGGTCCTGGGGGACGCTGTCGAGGCCGCCCGCGCCGGTGGGGGCCCACAGCTCGTCGAGGCCCACACGTATCGCATGCAGGCGCACACCAACGCCGACGACGCGACGCGCTACCGCAGCGATGACGACGTCGAGGCCTGGCGGTCGCGCGACCCCTTGCTGCGCAGCGCCACGCACCTGACCGGCAAGGGGCTGCTGACGGCGGCGATCGAGTCCGAGATGACGGCGGCCGCCGAGACCCTGGCCGCGGCGATGCGCGACGGGCTGATGGCCGATGTGGAGCCGGACCCGCAGGAGCTGTTCGCCCACGTCTACGCCGAGCCCACCCCTCAGCTGCGGGAGCAGTCCGCGTTCCTCGCCGAGGAGCTGGGCCGAGAGGACGCCGTCTGA
- a CDS encoding Lrp/AsnC family transcriptional regulator has protein sequence MAGAELDDIDERIVRALEADGRLSMRQLAEQVHISRANAYARVERLTTSGVITGFTATTDPVARGLGTSAYVTMNVRQTDWRSIHTQLRRLSGIEHIALVGGDFDVVLLARAKDNADLRRLVLDEIQAIPGVVNTRTLLIFEESFPHQP, from the coding sequence ATGGCAGGTGCCGAGCTGGACGACATCGACGAGCGGATCGTCCGCGCTCTCGAGGCCGACGGGCGGCTGTCGATGCGGCAGCTGGCCGAGCAGGTGCACATCTCCCGCGCGAACGCGTACGCCCGGGTGGAGCGCCTCACCACCTCCGGCGTGATCACCGGGTTCACCGCGACGACCGACCCCGTCGCGCGGGGACTCGGCACGTCCGCCTACGTGACGATGAACGTGCGCCAGACCGACTGGCGCTCGATCCACACGCAGCTGCGCCGCCTCAGCGGCATCGAGCACATCGCCCTCGTCGGCGGCGACTTCGACGTCGTGCTGCTCGCCCGCGCCAAGGACAATGCGGATCTGCGGCGCTTGGTGCTGGACGAGATCCAGGCGATCCCCGGGGTGGTCAACACCCGGACCCTGCTGATCTTCGAGGAGTCGTTCCCCCACCAGCCGTGA
- a CDS encoding PGPGW domain-containing protein — protein MRSKRFARRIAIEVAGWTLLVAGFAALFLPGPGLLSLFAGLAILSQQYEWAERRVRPVEVAAYKSAAQGVQTWPRIIASTVFALGIGAVGIVWGIGPDAPTWWPVDEKWWLIGGWGTGATLLASSAFALALIVYSFRRFRGVEDIDAEIERVANPQKESR, from the coding sequence ATGAGGTCCAAGCGCTTCGCGCGTCGCATCGCCATCGAAGTCGCCGGTTGGACGCTTCTCGTCGCCGGCTTCGCCGCCCTCTTCCTCCCGGGTCCGGGCCTGCTGAGCCTGTTCGCCGGCCTGGCGATCCTCTCCCAGCAGTACGAGTGGGCCGAGCGCCGCGTGCGTCCGGTCGAGGTGGCCGCATACAAGTCGGCCGCGCAGGGCGTGCAGACCTGGCCGCGCATCATCGCGAGCACCGTGTTCGCCCTCGGGATCGGCGCGGTCGGCATCGTGTGGGGTATCGGGCCGGACGCACCGACCTGGTGGCCGGTCGACGAGAAGTGGTGGCTGATCGGCGGCTGGGGCACCGGCGCGACCCTGCTGGCATCGTCCGCGTTCGCTCTCGCGCTCATCGTCTACAGCTTCCGCCGGTTCCGCGGCGTCGAGGACATCGACGCTGAGATCGAGCGGGTCGCGAACCCGCAGAAGGAGTCCCGCTAG
- a CDS encoding PaaI family thioesterase has protein sequence MGSDSAENHFDSSAGPEQVRAFGTALEALRSFHDALTAAAPSAEVLERLAADLQGWTQTLTPLKVPEPDRLAGRLRNLPVRGHPALPPVLLDVVEDDKVEGTVTFGTFFLGRGGAAHGGTIATVFDEVLGVMASHRGHSATRTAYLKTDFRSIVPVDVPMRVRGWLDREEGRKRFVRGEMWSGDTLCAEADALFVVERQD, from the coding sequence ATGGGCTCGGACTCCGCTGAGAACCACTTCGACAGCTCCGCCGGCCCGGAGCAGGTGCGGGCCTTCGGGACCGCACTGGAGGCGCTGCGGAGCTTCCACGACGCGCTGACCGCGGCCGCGCCGAGCGCCGAGGTGCTCGAGCGGCTGGCCGCCGACCTGCAGGGATGGACGCAGACGCTCACGCCGCTGAAGGTCCCCGAGCCCGATCGTCTCGCGGGTCGGCTGCGGAACCTGCCGGTCCGCGGCCACCCGGCCCTGCCGCCGGTCCTGCTCGACGTCGTCGAGGACGACAAGGTCGAGGGGACGGTGACCTTCGGGACGTTCTTCCTCGGGCGGGGCGGCGCGGCCCACGGCGGCACCATCGCGACCGTGTTCGACGAGGTGCTCGGCGTGATGGCCTCGCACCGGGGGCACAGCGCGACCCGCACCGCGTACCTCAAGACCGACTTCCGCTCGATCGTGCCGGTCGACGTGCCGATGCGCGTCCGCGGGTGGCTGGACCGTGAGGAGGGGCGCAAGCGCTTCGTCCGCGGCGAGATGTGGTCCGGCGACACGTTGTGCGCCGAGGCCGACGCCCTGTTCGTGGTCGAGCGGCAGGACTAG
- a CDS encoding putative quinol monooxygenase, producing MAITATLELRFKPELLDEARTVLRRVLEETRAFDGNQGVDVLVDREDPAHWVAYERWESEEHDAAYREFRAGPGQVTDLGPLLAAAPVLTVFTTDPAI from the coding sequence ATGGCGATCACCGCAACGCTCGAGCTCCGCTTCAAGCCCGAGCTCCTCGACGAGGCACGGACCGTGCTGCGACGGGTGCTCGAGGAGACCCGGGCCTTCGACGGCAACCAGGGCGTCGACGTGCTGGTCGATCGCGAGGATCCCGCGCACTGGGTCGCGTACGAGCGCTGGGAGTCCGAGGAGCACGACGCGGCCTACCGCGAGTTCCGCGCCGGACCGGGCCAGGTCACCGACCTCGGCCCGCTGCTCGCGGCTGCGCCCGTGCTGACCGTCTTCACGACCGATCCGGCCATCTGA
- a CDS encoding AMP-binding protein: MHFPLTVRDFLDRAVTVYPDRVAVVDEPDQPAESWGEITYAELGRRARAQAATLDEMGVPVGGRVAIVSHNSARMLTSFYGVSGWGRVLVPINFRLAVAEIRYIVEHSGAQVLMVDPELRHLVDEIDCERIFVLGEDDDKIWGSTKEPQPWEGDENATATINYTSGTTARPKGVQLTHRNNWLNATVFGWQASVSDRDVYLHTLPMFHANGWGHPFTATGMGAQHVIIRKIDGTEILRRIERHGVTYLCAAPAVVTAALDALKTWEGEVPGRDRVRIIVAGAPPPTRTIERVREELGWEFIQIYGLTETSPLLTMSRMRAEWDDLEPHQQAVNLGRAGAPAVGVRMMVDDQGEVLAQSNHNLASYWENPEATADAQAGNWFHTGDGGTFEDGYITIADRKKDVIITGGENVSSIEVEDALMSHPSVREAAVIGIPDEKWGELITALIVLDPDEKPTDEAALVAHCREHLAGYKCPKRIEFRDELARTATGKLQKFKLRQEFWKDADRQVN, translated from the coding sequence GTGCACTTCCCCCTGACCGTTCGTGATTTCCTCGACCGTGCCGTCACGGTCTATCCCGACCGCGTCGCGGTGGTCGACGAGCCGGACCAGCCCGCCGAGTCGTGGGGCGAGATCACCTACGCCGAGCTCGGCCGCCGAGCCCGCGCGCAGGCGGCGACGCTCGACGAGATGGGCGTCCCCGTCGGGGGCCGGGTCGCGATCGTCTCGCACAACTCGGCGCGCATGCTCACCTCGTTCTACGGCGTCTCGGGCTGGGGACGCGTCCTCGTGCCCATCAACTTCCGGCTCGCGGTCGCCGAGATCCGCTACATCGTGGAGCACTCCGGCGCCCAGGTGCTGATGGTCGATCCCGAGCTGCGCCACCTCGTCGACGAGATCGACTGCGAGCGGATCTTCGTGCTCGGCGAGGACGACGACAAGATCTGGGGATCGACCAAAGAGCCGCAGCCGTGGGAGGGCGACGAGAACGCGACCGCCACGATCAACTACACGTCCGGGACGACCGCGCGACCCAAGGGCGTCCAGCTCACGCACCGCAACAACTGGCTCAACGCGACGGTCTTCGGCTGGCAGGCGTCGGTCTCGGACCGCGACGTCTATCTGCACACGCTGCCGATGTTCCACGCGAACGGCTGGGGCCACCCGTTCACGGCGACCGGCATGGGCGCGCAGCACGTCATCATCCGCAAGATCGACGGCACCGAGATCCTGCGACGCATCGAGCGGCACGGCGTGACGTACCTCTGCGCCGCGCCGGCGGTCGTCACGGCAGCGCTGGACGCGCTCAAGACCTGGGAGGGCGAGGTGCCCGGACGTGACCGCGTCCGCATCATCGTCGCGGGCGCACCCCCGCCGACCCGCACGATCGAGCGCGTCCGCGAGGAGCTCGGCTGGGAGTTCATCCAGATCTACGGTCTGACCGAGACCTCGCCCCTGCTCACGATGAGCCGCATGCGCGCGGAGTGGGACGATCTGGAGCCGCACCAGCAGGCGGTCAACCTCGGCCGCGCCGGCGCGCCCGCGGTCGGCGTCCGGATGATGGTCGACGACCAGGGCGAGGTGCTGGCGCAGTCCAACCACAACCTCGCGTCGTACTGGGAGAACCCCGAGGCCACCGCCGACGCCCAGGCCGGCAACTGGTTCCACACCGGCGACGGCGGCACGTTCGAGGACGGCTACATCACGATCGCCGACCGCAAGAAGGACGTCATCATCACCGGCGGCGAGAACGTCTCCTCGATCGAGGTCGAGGACGCCCTCATGTCGCACCCGTCGGTCAGGGAGGCCGCCGTGATCGGCATCCCCGACGAGAAGTGGGGTGAGCTGATCACCGCCCTGATCGTCCTCGATCCCGACGAGAAGCCCACCGACGAGGCCGCCCTCGTGGCGCACTGCCGCGAGCACCTCGCAGGCTACAAGTGCCCCAAGCGCATCGAGTTCCGCGACGAGCTCGCCCGCACCGCGACCGGCAAGCTGCAGAAGTTCAAGCTCCGCCAGGAGTTCTGGAAGGACGCCGACCGCCAGGTCAACTGA
- a CDS encoding fatty acid desaturase family protein: MTQELQTGPAPSERYVSRYAELMKAVRDEGLLERRRLYYWWQIGAHVAAFFAIWVAFFALGNSWFQLVLAAALGVIVTQFGFLGHDAAHRQMFTSAKWNSWTARILAGGFAGLSFAWWRAKHNMHHKGPNLEGYDPDIGPGAIAFTPGIVAQRTEGFAGWFVKRQGWLFFPLLTLEGLNLHAESIRAARDKTSKQPWRRVELFLVVTRLTAYVAILLTFLPLGKALAFFAVQMAVFGFCLGASFAPAHKGMPIIPPGMKLDFLRRQVMVSRNVRGNPVVDWAMGGLNYQIEHHLFPNMPRCNLRKAQPLVRAHCEAQGVDYLEVGLFQSYGIVIDYLNNVGIRARDPFDCPLAAQLRG, translated from the coding sequence ATGACCCAGGAGCTCCAGACCGGCCCGGCGCCGAGCGAGCGGTACGTGAGTCGCTACGCCGAGCTGATGAAGGCGGTCCGCGACGAGGGACTGCTCGAGCGCCGGCGCCTGTACTACTGGTGGCAGATCGGCGCGCACGTCGCGGCGTTCTTCGCGATCTGGGTCGCCTTCTTCGCGCTGGGCAACTCATGGTTCCAGCTGGTGCTGGCGGCTGCGCTGGGTGTCATCGTGACGCAGTTCGGCTTCCTCGGCCACGACGCCGCCCACCGGCAGATGTTCACCTCCGCGAAGTGGAACTCCTGGACCGCCCGCATCCTTGCGGGCGGATTCGCCGGGCTGAGCTTCGCGTGGTGGCGGGCAAAGCACAACATGCACCACAAGGGTCCCAATCTCGAGGGCTACGACCCCGACATCGGGCCGGGCGCGATCGCCTTCACGCCCGGCATCGTCGCGCAGCGCACCGAGGGATTCGCCGGCTGGTTCGTCAAGCGCCAGGGGTGGCTGTTCTTCCCCCTGCTGACGCTCGAGGGGCTGAACCTGCATGCCGAGAGCATCCGCGCGGCCCGCGACAAGACCTCCAAGCAACCGTGGCGCCGGGTCGAGCTGTTCCTGGTCGTGACCCGCCTGACGGCGTACGTCGCGATCTTGCTGACGTTCCTGCCCCTGGGCAAGGCCCTGGCCTTCTTCGCCGTCCAGATGGCGGTGTTCGGCTTCTGCCTCGGCGCCTCCTTCGCGCCGGCGCACAAGGGGATGCCGATCATCCCGCCGGGGATGAAGCTCGACTTCCTGCGCCGCCAGGTCATGGTGTCGCGCAACGTGCGGGGCAATCCGGTCGTCGACTGGGCGATGGGCGGGCTGAACTACCAGATCGAGCACCACCTGTTCCCCAACATGCCGCGCTGCAACCTGCGCAAGGCGCAGCCGCTCGTACGCGCCCACTGCGAGGCGCAGGGCGTCGACTACCTGGAGGTCGGGCTCTTCCAGTCGTACGGGATCGTGATCGACTACCTCAACAACGTCGGCATCCGGGCGCGCGATCCCTTCGACTGCCCCCTCGCCGCCCAGCTGCGCGGCTGA
- a CDS encoding pyruvate carboxylase → MFHKILVANRGEIAIRAIRAAHELGARTVAVFPYEDRGSEHRVRADEAYEIGERGHPVRAYLDPEAIVAAAVAAGADAIYPGYGFLSENPDLAEACEQAGITFIGPAREVLELTGNKASAIAAARAAGVPTLTSVEPSADVDELMASSDALTYPLFVKAVAGGGGRGMRRVDDPARLRESIEAAMREADGAFGDPTCFIEEAVVDARHIEVQVLADSVGSVVHLRERDCSVQRRHQKVVEIAPAPHLPAEVREAMCADAVRFAESIGYSCAGTVEFLLGADHRYVFIEMNPRIQVEHTVTEEVTGVDLVQAQMEIAAGATLADLGLDDQSTITARGFALQCRITTEDPANGFRPDTGTITAYRSPGGPGVRLDGGTAFTGAVVSPHFDSMLSKLTCRGRDFEAAVTRAERALGEFHVSGVSTNIGFLQGLLADPDFRAGRVTTSFIEEHPGLLEAHGAADPAGKILSWLADVTVNKPHGPAPTTVDPVSKLPEVDLGAPAPDGSRQLLAELGPEGFAAALRQRDTVGVTDTTFRDAHQSLLATRVRTRDLVQVAPYVARMTPQLLSIEAWGGATYDVALRFLNEDPWDRLAAMREAAPNICLQMLLRGRNTVGYTPYPTEVTDAFVAEAAATGVDIFRIFDALNDVDQMRPAIEAVRATGTAVAEVALCYTGDLSDPGETLYTLDYYLDLAERIVDAGAHVLAIKDMAGLLRAPAARTLVRALRERFDLPVHLHTHDTPGGQLATLVAAIEAGVDAVDAASAALAGTTSQPPMSALVAATDHSDRPTGLDIEAVNALEPYWEATRRLYAPFESGLPAPTGRVYRHEIPGGQLSNLRQQAIALGLGEKFEQIEDMYAAANDILGDIVKVTPSSKVVGDLALHLVAVGADPETFAQDPAAFDIPESVIGFLSGELGDPPGGWPEPFRTKALQGRSVKARVEELSDEDRAGLTTDRRHTLNRLLFPGPTHDFDQARVEFGDLTAVPTEAFLYGMRAGEETEVEVSEGNLLLFGVEAIGDADERGVRNVLGTINGQLRPTQVRDRSVDSKVAAAEKADTGNPRHVAVPFAGVVHALVAEGDVVEAGQVVATIEAMKMEASITAAHAGTVARLVIAEPRQVEGGDLLLVLD, encoded by the coding sequence TTGTTCCACAAGATTCTTGTCGCCAATCGTGGGGAGATCGCGATCCGCGCGATCCGCGCCGCGCACGAGCTCGGCGCGCGGACCGTCGCGGTGTTCCCCTACGAGGACCGCGGCTCGGAGCACCGGGTACGCGCCGACGAGGCGTACGAGATCGGCGAGCGGGGGCACCCCGTGCGGGCCTATCTCGACCCCGAGGCGATCGTCGCGGCAGCGGTGGCGGCCGGGGCGGACGCGATCTACCCGGGCTACGGCTTCCTGTCCGAGAACCCCGATCTCGCGGAGGCGTGCGAGCAGGCCGGCATCACCTTCATCGGTCCCGCGCGCGAGGTCCTGGAGCTGACCGGCAACAAGGCGTCCGCGATCGCCGCCGCCCGGGCCGCCGGCGTGCCCACGTTGACGTCGGTCGAGCCGTCCGCGGATGTCGACGAGCTGATGGCGAGCTCGGACGCGCTGACGTACCCGTTGTTCGTCAAGGCGGTGGCCGGAGGTGGCGGCCGCGGCATGCGCAGGGTCGACGACCCGGCGCGGCTGCGGGAGTCGATCGAGGCGGCGATGCGTGAGGCCGACGGGGCGTTCGGTGATCCCACCTGCTTCATCGAGGAGGCGGTCGTCGACGCCCGGCACATCGAGGTGCAAGTTCTTGCCGACTCCGTCGGCTCAGTGGTTCATTTGCGGGAGCGGGACTGCTCGGTGCAGCGGCGACACCAGAAGGTCGTCGAGATCGCGCCCGCGCCGCACCTGCCGGCCGAGGTCCGCGAGGCCATGTGTGCCGACGCGGTGCGGTTCGCGGAGTCGATCGGCTACTCGTGCGCGGGCACGGTGGAGTTCCTGCTCGGCGCCGACCACCGCTACGTGTTCATCGAGATGAACCCGCGGATCCAGGTCGAGCACACCGTGACCGAGGAGGTCACCGGCGTCGATCTCGTGCAGGCCCAGATGGAGATCGCGGCCGGCGCGACGCTCGCCGATCTCGGCCTCGACGACCAGTCGACGATCACCGCGCGGGGCTTCGCCCTGCAGTGCCGGATCACGACCGAGGACCCGGCCAACGGCTTCCGTCCCGACACCGGCACGATCACGGCGTACCGCTCGCCGGGAGGTCCGGGCGTACGCCTCGACGGCGGCACGGCGTTCACCGGAGCCGTGGTCAGCCCGCACTTCGACTCGATGCTGTCCAAGCTGACGTGCCGGGGCCGTGACTTCGAGGCCGCGGTGACCCGTGCCGAGCGAGCACTGGGCGAGTTCCACGTCAGCGGGGTGTCGACCAACATCGGCTTCCTGCAGGGCCTCCTGGCCGATCCGGACTTCCGGGCCGGGCGCGTCACGACGTCGTTCATCGAGGAGCACCCCGGGCTGCTGGAGGCGCACGGCGCCGCGGACCCCGCCGGCAAGATCTTGTCCTGGCTCGCGGACGTCACGGTCAACAAGCCGCACGGTCCCGCGCCGACGACCGTCGACCCTGTCTCCAAGCTGCCCGAGGTGGACCTCGGGGCCCCGGCTCCGGACGGGTCGCGGCAGCTGCTGGCCGAGCTCGGGCCCGAGGGATTCGCCGCCGCCTTGCGCCAGCGCGACACCGTGGGCGTGACCGACACGACGTTCCGCGACGCGCACCAGTCGCTGCTCGCCACCCGGGTGCGGACCCGCGATCTCGTGCAGGTCGCACCGTACGTCGCGCGGATGACGCCGCAGCTGCTCTCGATCGAGGCGTGGGGCGGAGCGACGTACGACGTGGCGCTGCGCTTCCTCAACGAGGATCCGTGGGACCGGCTCGCGGCGATGCGCGAGGCGGCCCCCAACATCTGCCTGCAGATGCTGCTGCGGGGGCGCAACACGGTCGGCTACACGCCGTACCCGACCGAGGTCACCGACGCCTTCGTCGCCGAGGCGGCCGCGACCGGTGTCGACATCTTCCGCATCTTCGACGCGCTCAACGACGTCGACCAGATGCGGCCCGCGATCGAGGCGGTGCGCGCGACCGGGACGGCCGTCGCCGAGGTCGCCCTCTGCTACACCGGCGACCTGTCCGATCCGGGCGAGACGCTCTACACGCTCGACTACTACCTCGACCTCGCCGAGCGCATCGTCGACGCCGGGGCGCACGTGCTGGCGATCAAGGACATGGCCGGGCTGCTGCGTGCACCGGCCGCGCGGACGCTCGTGCGTGCCCTGCGCGAGCGCTTCGACCTGCCGGTGCACCTGCACACCCACGACACGCCCGGTGGCCAGCTCGCAACCCTCGTCGCGGCGATCGAGGCGGGAGTGGACGCGGTGGACGCCGCGTCGGCTGCGCTGGCCGGCACGACGTCGCAGCCGCCGATGTCGGCCCTCGTCGCGGCGACCGACCACTCCGACCGTCCGACCGGTCTCGACATCGAGGCCGTCAACGCCCTCGAGCCGTACTGGGAGGCGACCCGCCGTCTCTACGCGCCGTTCGAATCGGGTCTGCCCGCCCCGACCGGACGGGTCTATCGCCACGAGATCCCCGGCGGTCAGCTGTCGAACCTGCGCCAGCAGGCCATCGCGTTGGGCCTGGGCGAGAAGTTCGAGCAGATCGAGGACATGTACGCCGCGGCCAACGACATCCTCGGCGACATCGTCAAGGTGACCCCCTCGTCCAAGGTGGTGGGCGACCTCGCCCTGCACCTCGTCGCGGTGGGGGCCGACCCCGAGACGTTCGCGCAGGACCCCGCAGCGTTCGACATCCCGGAGTCGGTGATCGGCTTCCTGTCCGGTGAGCTCGGGGACCCGCCTGGCGGCTGGCCCGAGCCGTTCCGCACCAAGGCGCTGCAGGGCCGGTCGGTCAAGGCGCGGGTCGAGGAGCTGTCGGACGAGGACCGCGCGGGCCTCACCACGGATCGTCGCCACACGCTCAACCGGCTGCTGTTCCCGGGGCCCACCCACGACTTCGACCAGGCGAGGGTCGAGTTCGGCGACCTGACCGCCGTGCCCACCGAGGCGTTCCTCTACGGCATGCGGGCCGGGGAGGAGACCGAGGTCGAGGTGTCCGAGGGCAATCTGCTGCTGTTCGGCGTCGAGGCGATCGGCGACGCCGACGAGCGCGGCGTCCGCAACGTGCTCGGCACGATCAACGGCCAGCTCCGGCCGACCCAGGTGCGCGACCGGTCCGTCGACTCCAAGGTCGCGGCCGCCGAGAAGGCCGACACCGGCAACCCTCGCCACGTCGCGGTGCCGTTCGCGGGCGTCGTGCACGCGCTCGTGGCCGAGGGCGACGTCGTCGAGGCCGGCCAGGTCGTCGCGACGATCGAGGCCATGAAGATGGAGGCGTCCATCACGGCCGCCCACGCCGGCACGGTCGCGCGGCTCGTGATCGCCGAGCCCCGCCAGGTCGAAGGCGGAGACCTCCTGCTCGTGCTGGACTGA